TCTTGTCCGGCAAGGTTAATTGATTAAGTCAAGGAGCCGAAGCGAAAGCGAGTCTGAATAGGGCGCATAGTCGGATGAGGTAGACGCGAAACCTTGTGATCTACCCTTGGGCAGGTTGAAGGTGCGGTAACACGTACTGGAGGACCGAACCGATAAACGTTGAAAAGTTTCCGGATGACCTGAGGGTAGGGGTGAAAGGCCAATCAAACTGGGAAATAGCTCGTACTCCCCGAAATGTTTTTAGGAACAGCGTCGGCATTGAGTCTAGCAGAGGTAGAGCTACCGATTGGGTGCGGGGGAGTCAAATCCTACCAAATCCAGACGAACTCCGAATGCTGTTAGATATGGCCGGCAGTGAGGCTTTGGGTGCTAAGGTCCAAGGCCGAGAGGGAAAGAACCCAGACCATCAGCTAAGGTCCCTAAATGTAGTCTAAGTTGAACTAACGAGGTCCGGTTGCCCAGACAGCTAGGATGTTGGCTTGGAAGCAGCCATTCATTTAAAGAGTGCGTAACAGCTCACTAGTCGAGCGACCGGGCGTGGATAATAAACGGGCATCAAGATTACTACCGAAGCTATGGATTGCAATTTATTGCACTGGTAGGGGAGCATTCTATAGGGGGCGAATCCGCAAGGTGACTTGTGGTGGACTTTATAGAAAAGCAAATGTAGGCATAAGTAACGATAAGGCGGGTGAGAAACCCGCCCACCGAAAGACCCAGGTTTCCTGATCAACGCTAATCGGATCAGGGTTAGTCGGGGCCTAAGGCTCATCCGAAAGGAGAACGCCGATGGACAACGGGTTAATATTCCCGTACTGTTGATGACTGCGATGTGGTGACGGAGTAGTGACACTGCCGCGAACTGACGGAATAGTTCGTTGAAGGACGTAGGTATTGGACCGGTAGGCAAATCCGCCGGTCTAGCTGAAATCTGATAGTACAGCAAACCCTCGGGGGCGCTGATAGTGCAGGTAAGCAGACTTCCAAGAAAACCCGCTAAGCTTCAGGTTATCAACACCCGTACCGCAAACCGACACAGGTGGTCGAGGAGAGAATCCTAAGGTGCTCGAGTGAATCATGGCTAAGGAACTCGGCAAAATGGCCCTGTAACTTCGGGAGAAGGGGCGCTTCCTCCAGTGATGGAGAAGCCGCAGTGAAAAGGCCCAGGCGACTGTTTAGCAAAAACATATGGCTTTGCGAAATCGAAAGATGAAGTATAAGGCCTGACACCTGCCCGGTGCTGGAAGGTTAAGAGGGGATGTCATCCGCAAGGAGAAGCATTGAATCGAAGCCCCAGTAAACGGCGGCCGTAACTATAACGGTCCTAAGGTAGCGAAATTCCTTGTCGGGTAAGTTCCGACCTGCACGAATGGTGTAACGATCTGGGCGCTGTCTCAGCCATGAGCTCGGTGAAATTGTGGTATCGGTGAAGACGCCGGTTACCCGCAACGGGACGGAAAGACCCCATGAACCTTCACTATAGCTTAACATTGAAATTGGGTACAGGATGTGTAGGATAGGCGGGAGTATGTGAAGCGGTTTCGCCAGGAATCGTGGATACAACCTTGAAATACCGCCCTTTCTGTATTCGGTTTCTAACTCGGCTGTGCCGAGGACATTGTTTGGTGGGTAGTTTGACTGGGGTGGTCGCCTCCAAAAAGGTAACGGAGGCTTTCAAAGGTAAGCTCAGTACGCTTGGTAACCGTACGAGGAGTGCAATGGCATAAGCTTGCTTGACTGTGAGACCTACAAGTCGACCAGGGTCGAAAGACGGACATAGTGATCCGGTGGTTCTGTATGGAAGGGCCATCGCTCAAAGGATAAAAGGTACTCTGGGGATAACAGGCTGATCTCCCCCAAGAGCTCATATCGACGGGGAGGTTTGGCACCTCGATGTCGGCTCGTCACATCCTGGGGCTGGAGAAGGTCCCAAGGGTTGGGCTGTTCGCCCATTAAAGTGGCACGCGAGCTGGGTTCAGAACGTCGCGAGACAGTTCGGTCCCTATCTGTTGTGGGCGTTGGAAGTTTGAGTGGATCTGACCTTAGTACGAGAGGACCGGGTTGGACGGACCGCTGGTGAACCTGTTATGCCGCCAGGTGTACGGCAGGGTAGCTACGTCCGGGATAGATAAGCGCTGAAAGCATCTAAGTGCGAAACTAGCCACGAGATGAGACTTCCTTATAGGGTCGTTGTAGATGACGACGTTGATAGGTCATAGGTGTAAAGGTTGAGAGACCAAAGCCAAGTGATACTAATAGCCCGAAGCTTTCCAATGCAGATAGTCTGTTGTCCTCTCTCTTTTTGAATCTTTTCTTCCAATAACATGTCAATGTTGGTACTTGCAAAGTGCAGGTTCAACAATAAGATATTCAGGTGCCTATATCGGCGGTGTCCACCTCTTCCCATTCCGAACAGAGAAGTTAAGCCCGCCAGAGCCGATGGTATTGCCGTAACAGGTGGGAGAGTAGGTCGGCGCCTATTTTTATACGAAAAGCTCGTTATCGAAAGATGACGGGCTTTTTTGTTGGTCTAGATTTTAGATGTTAGACATGAGATATTAGAGTAGGGCGCGGATATGGCGCCTTTTTTTTGTGGGTTGTTTTTGCTTGAAAGACGGATTGATAAGGAAAGATGATCTTTTGAGTTGTTTTTGCTTGAAAGGGAAGGAGTAGTAAAGAAAGATGATCTTTTGATCTTTTGATGTTTGTCTTGAACCAGGAAAGGAAGCATTAGAGGAGTGGCAAGATCATGCTAATCTTTTAATCCTTCCTTTCCTGGTTCAGAAAGCATGTCTAATATCTAATGTCTATTAAAGATATCCAGAGAAGCCATGCTCTAATGTCTTATATCTGATAACTATTATCTCCTTTAAACGACTTCGATAATTTTGTTTTAATAATGTAAGGAGAGAAATTATTAAGAAATTATTGGTTTTGTAGATAATTGTTTACAAAATTCGTATATTGCTTCGGGATAAGCGGTAAAATGAGAAATCATCCCATACCGACTACTATGTTTAGTAAATCCCATCCTACTTATACTAGCTATCTATGAAATCAATTAATGTTGCTCTAATAGACGACAGTTCTATTTATCGTGAATTGCTGAAGATGATTCTGCGCTCTGTTCCTGATTACAAGTTTAATATATTGTTTGAAGCTGAAACGTTAGTGGGTATAGAAGATAATAAACAATATCATGAAGAATTGGATGTGATTCTTTTAGACATCATGATGCCTGATATTGATGGTGTCACCGGGATTCCTATTCTACAAGACTTATTTCCTACTAGTTCAATTATCATGGTTTCGGATGTTGAAAGTCCGGAGGTAAAGGAGGAGTGCATTGAGAAGGGAGCGATGAGTTATATTATCAAGAGTGCGGTGCAAACTAGGCTTGCTCCAGAGATTATTGCGTATTGCAACAATTAAGTATATAACATATATTTAAAGAAAGGTCGGTATTTATATATCGACCTATTTTGTTTTATAAGAGCCTTATTTTATTGGATCTTGTGTTTTTCACTTTTAAGCGTGAAAGCACTATAATAACATTATTACATAAGCGTATCGCCTTTTTTTCCTAATTTACTGATTGTTATAACGACTCAACTTAATCGTACGGAAATTATTTTCCAAGACTTATGAAAAAGAAAACACTGATTATTGTTCTGGTAGCTCTGGCTGTACTAGGGGGTATGATTTTCTACCGGATTAGCAGTAATAAAGAAAAAGACGCCAAGAATGCCGGTCCAAGAGGCGGGGGGCGATCCGCTGCTAAGGTATATGGAAAAGTAATTCAAGGACAAACTTTCTCGGACTTTTTAACGCTATCGGGCTCGATTGAAGCGGACGAACAGATCGAATTGCATACAGAAATCTCCGGTATTGTGGAGTCCATTAATTTTTCGGAAGGTGGGCGTGTGGGCAACGGACAGGTGTTGATTACGTTAAATGATGCGGAGCTACAAGCTCAGCTTGCACAAGCAAGAACGAGGAATAACCTTGCCGCAGAGAATGAGCGCCGGGCAAAGCTTCTTCTCGAAAAGGAAGCAATCAGTCAGGAGGAATACGATATCGCGAGTGCTGATTTTCGTACTGCTCAATCTCAAATCCAACTCATCCAAGCTCAGTTGAGCAAAACAGTTATTCGTGCTCCTTTTTCCGGAACTATCGGCTTACGTAATATCTCCAAAGGAAGTTATATTACCCCAGCGACTAGTATTGCAAAGCTTGTCAATATGAATCGCCTCAAGGTATCCTTTTCCATTCCTGAGAAATATGCCAATAAAGTACGCGTTGGAAGTCAGATTAAATTTGATGTTCAAGGTGTTGAAGGTGATTTTTCCGCTAAGATTTATGCTACGGAACCTTCAGTAGAAGCGAATACTAGAACACTATTGGTGAAAGCCATTTCTACGAATACTGGAAATCAACTTATACCTGGTACTTTCGCCAATATCGTCTTTCCTTTAGAAACTATTGATAACGGGTTACTAGTTCCAGCCGAAGCCTTAATACCTATTCAGAATGGAAAGAAAATCTTCGTGATGAAGAATGGTTTAGCGACGGAGGTTTTGGTTGAAACCGGCGCAAGAACAGACGCAGATATCCTGATTACATCAGGACTTAATCCTGGTGATACTGTATTGACTTCTGGAGTTATGGCGCTTAGGAATGGAACACCTGTACAAGTGACGCTGCGATAAGAAAGGAAAAATGAGTTTATCTACCATAAGTATCAAAAGGCCCG
The DNA window shown above is from Sphingobacterium hotanense and carries:
- a CDS encoding efflux RND transporter periplasmic adaptor subunit, translating into MKKKTLIIVLVALAVLGGMIFYRISSNKEKDAKNAGPRGGGRSAAKVYGKVIQGQTFSDFLTLSGSIEADEQIELHTEISGIVESINFSEGGRVGNGQVLITLNDAELQAQLAQARTRNNLAAENERRAKLLLEKEAISQEEYDIASADFRTAQSQIQLIQAQLSKTVIRAPFSGTIGLRNISKGSYITPATSIAKLVNMNRLKVSFSIPEKYANKVRVGSQIKFDVQGVEGDFSAKIYATEPSVEANTRTLLVKAISTNTGNQLIPGTFANIVFPLETIDNGLLVPAEALIPIQNGKKIFVMKNGLATEVLVETGARTDADILITSGLNPGDTVLTSGVMALRNGTPVQVTLR
- a CDS encoding response regulator, whose protein sequence is MKSINVALIDDSSIYRELLKMILRSVPDYKFNILFEAETLVGIEDNKQYHEELDVILLDIMMPDIDGVTGIPILQDLFPTSSIIMVSDVESPEVKEECIEKGAMSYIIKSAVQTRLAPEIIAYCNN